A region from the bacterium genome encodes:
- a CDS encoding SpoIIE family protein phosphatase, with translation MADFNKPYLERVLKPLFSVLGQPKAADLLFESFEELGLSPFTLDASGYHELVVSLYGRLAEDRLIDSKTLKHLSSNWDLDKVPESEVLGSESDSIGRTVVLPADPKSMCETVSGAVLKGTLAKFQVSDQSNEMQRNVSNAMGLMTNSISKLKEASTDLYSHQTGAFLAAQLERYERMTAFSSQINTVDMQRLREKIKLLPDVLAVDNVAMFVADESGAFEPFYISMEEVAEDFSVGLLLASLAEEAGKRRGVVSGFEEALADIYHDSIASAGISPFWVAFPLLVEDTFLGAVIVFGESSDIYTEDETNAIMRVCNHLASALQSCIHYKSVKNLEERLDSELRGVGTVQKRLLPEVLPQLPGCEVWAFYQPSGRASGDYYDVVKTPEGTLSFIVADVSGHGAPAAVVMSMSKTAFRLFLSQGTSIERMFPKFNDYLCDNLSADMFVTAMGGSIDVAAGLLQYISAGHSPAILSQA, from the coding sequence TTGGCTGATTTTAACAAACCCTACCTGGAGAGAGTTTTAAAGCCGCTCTTCTCTGTCCTGGGTCAACCGAAAGCTGCCGACCTGCTTTTCGAGAGTTTCGAGGAGCTGGGACTGTCGCCCTTTACGCTCGATGCGTCCGGATATCACGAGCTCGTGGTGTCGCTTTACGGCCGACTCGCGGAAGATAGACTTATCGATAGTAAAACGCTCAAGCACCTCAGCAGCAACTGGGACCTTGACAAGGTTCCCGAATCGGAGGTCTTGGGCAGTGAATCAGACAGTATTGGGCGCACGGTCGTCCTTCCTGCCGATCCGAAATCGATGTGCGAGACCGTTTCTGGTGCTGTCCTCAAAGGCACGTTGGCCAAGTTTCAAGTATCAGACCAGTCAAACGAGATGCAGAGGAACGTTTCGAACGCCATGGGTCTCATGACGAACTCGATCTCGAAGCTGAAAGAGGCATCGACGGACCTTTATTCGCACCAGACGGGCGCTTTTCTCGCCGCTCAACTTGAGCGATACGAGCGGATGACCGCGTTCAGCAGTCAGATTAATACAGTAGATATGCAGCGACTAAGGGAGAAGATAAAGCTTCTGCCTGACGTGCTGGCTGTTGACAACGTGGCGATGTTTGTGGCGGACGAAAGCGGAGCGTTTGAGCCGTTCTACATCAGCATGGAAGAGGTTGCGGAAGATTTCAGCGTGGGGCTGCTTCTCGCCTCGCTTGCTGAGGAGGCCGGCAAGAGGCGCGGGGTGGTATCTGGTTTTGAGGAGGCGTTGGCCGACATCTACCACGATTCGATTGCTTCCGCAGGCATCTCGCCGTTTTGGGTGGCCTTTCCGCTACTTGTTGAGGACACTTTTCTTGGCGCGGTGATCGTGTTCGGCGAGTCGAGCGACATCTATACAGAGGACGAGACGAATGCGATCATGCGGGTCTGCAACCACCTCGCGAGCGCACTACAAAGCTGCATTCACTACAAGAGTGTTAAGAACCTAGAGGAACGGCTTGACAGCGAGCTGCGTGGCGTAGGCACTGTGCAAAAGAGGCTTTTGCCTGAAGTGCTGCCTCAGCTTCCTGGCTGCGAGGTATGGGCCTTCTATCAGCCTTCCGGAAGAGCCAGCGGAGACTACTACGACGTCGTGAAAACACCGGAAGGCACGCTCTCGTTCATCGTGGCGGACGTGTCCGGACACGGGGCGCCGGCCGCCGTCGTAATGTCCATGAGCAAGACCGCTTTCAGACTTTTCCTGTCCCAGGGAACGTCCATCGAGCGCATGTTTCCCAAGTTCAATGACTACCTCTGCGATAACCTCAGTGCCGACATGTTTGTTACGGCAATGGGAGGCAGCATCGACGTCGCGGCTGGCCTTCTGCAATACATATCCGCTGGTCACAGCCCTGCCATACTCTCGCAAGCAA